The Dendropsophus ebraccatus isolate aDenEbr1 chromosome 10, aDenEbr1.pat, whole genome shotgun sequence genome has a segment encoding these proteins:
- the CETN2 gene encoding centrin-2, giving the protein MASNYKKPSLGSATQRKKTGPKPELTEEQKQEIREAFDLFDTDGSGTIDVKELKVAMRALGFEPKKEEIKKMITDIDKEGTGKISFTDFLSAMTQKMAEKDSKEEIMKAFRLFDDDETGKISFKNLKRVAKELGENLTDEELQEMIDEADRDGDGEVNEQEFLRIMKKTSLY; this is encoded by the exons ATG GCATCTAACTATAAGAAGCCGTCACTTGGATCAGCAACTCAGAGGAAGAAGACCGGTCCGAAGCCGGAACTGACCGAGGAGCAGAAGCAGGAGATCAGAGAGGCCTTCGATCTGTTTGATACTGATGGAAGCGGAACCATAGACGTCAAGGAGCTGAAG GTCGCCATGCGGGCCCTGGGGTTTGAACCCAAGAAGGAGGAGATTAAGAAGATGATCACGGATATTGATAAAGAGGGAACGGGGAAAATCAGCTTCACTGACTTCCTGTCCGCTATGACCCAGAAGATG GCCGAAAAAGATTCCAAAGAGGAAATCATGAAGGCTTTCCGGTTATTTGATGATGATGAAACTGGAAAAATCTCTTTCAAAAATCTTAAGCGAGTAGCAAAAGAGCTGGGGGAAAACCTCACAGACGAGGAGCTGCAG GAAATGATCGATGAAGCGGACAGGGATGGAGATGGGGAGGTGAATGAGCAGGAGTTCCTTAGGATAATGAAGAAGACCAGCCTGTACTGA